Part of the Geobacter pickeringii genome, TGACCCTGAGCAATATGGCGATCGAGGCAGGGGGGACCTCCGGCATCTGCATGCCCGACATGGTGACGGTCGAGTACCTCTGGCCGTTCATCCAGAACGAATATTCGTCCAAGGAGGCCGCCCTTGCCGCGTTCAGTCAGTGGCGGTCCGACGATGATGCGCAGTATGAGCGGGTGCTGGATTTCGACCTGTCGAATCTTGAGCCGATCGTCACCTTCGGGTACAAGCCGGACCAGGTAAAGCCGGCAACGGAGCTTGCCGGAACGGCGGTGGACCAGGTGTATCTCGGTTCCTGCACCAACGGCCGGCTTGAGGACCTGCGGGTTGCGGCAGAGATTCTCAAGGGGAGAAAGATCGCGCCGACGGTTCGCGGCATTCTTTCGCCGGCCACGCCGAAAATTTATCAGGATGCCATGGCCGAAGGGATCATCGACATCTTCATGGAGGCCGGTTTCTGCGTGACGAACCCCACCTGCGGCGCCTGTCTCGGTATGAGTAACGGCGTTCTTGCGGAGGGGGAAGTCTGCGCGTCGACCACCAACCGCAACTTCATGGGGCGCATGGGGAAGGGTGGGATGGTCCACCTCATGTCCCCGGCCACCAGCGCGGCGACCGCCATCGAGGGGAAGATCGCCGACCCCCGGAAATATCTCTGATTCCCTGGCAGACGGGGGAGCACTACATCATTTTTCAAGGAGTTGACCAATGAA contains:
- a CDS encoding 3-isopropylmalate dehydratase large subunit, encoding MGKTTAEKIFASHLVDEPFTGTKVLRLDVVMCHEITTPIAIADLVARGKDRVFDATKIKAVIDHVTPSKDSKTATQAKMLREWARRHDIKDFFDVGANGVCHALFPEKGFIRPGYTVIMGDSHTCTHGAFGAFAAGVGTTDLEVGILKGVCAFREPKTIRVNLNGTLPKGVYAKDAILYVIGQLGVNGATDRVLEFRGPVVDAMTMESRMTLSNMAIEAGGTSGICMPDMVTVEYLWPFIQNEYSSKEAALAAFSQWRSDDDAQYERVLDFDLSNLEPIVTFGYKPDQVKPATELAGTAVDQVYLGSCTNGRLEDLRVAAEILKGRKIAPTVRGILSPATPKIYQDAMAEGIIDIFMEAGFCVTNPTCGACLGMSNGVLAEGEVCASTTNRNFMGRMGKGGMVHLMSPATSAATAIEGKIADPRKYL